From one Butyricimonas faecihominis genomic stretch:
- a CDS encoding SusC/RagA family TonB-linked outer membrane protein yields MRWNIVLILVSVLQVAAIGVAAQEKVSLNLKDVSAEQVFREIKRQTKYDFVYNEEQCRDLGKMSVNVKDEPVDKVLDKLLLDRGFSWDLLEGGIILIKVQSKSPDKKQEFKITGKVIDQSGEVLPGVAILIKGTTIGVATDANGEFSLVLPKDSVVLVFSFIGMETQHVAIPKFKVGEYHQELKITMQEEKVALEDVVVTGIFTRKKESFTGSASTYTAAELKTMGSQNILQSLKTLDPAFAILEDNQFGSDPNRLPNMEIRGKSSVLGLRDELDADPNQPLFILDGFESSLAVINDLDINRIESITILKDAASTAIYGSKAANGVVVVETVKPKSGELQVSYNGNLNLSMPDLSSYNLMNAREKLEFERLAGGYSPANWSAEKEIELNELYNGKLEAVESGVNTYWLAEPLRTGVNQKHSLYVQGGEGRFLFGLGVGYNGISGVMKESLREIISGNIDLIYRMEKFQFSNKFSINVTDIENPVVPFQVYAEANPYFKKRNKDGIVEKWLEKNDYFEAFNPLWNANLNSRNEGKNVSLSNYFVAEYFPSVEWRIRARLGITYGNNDAEVFYSPEDTRFEDTEALKKGEYTSTNTRLNQTEGELSVTWAKMLGVHRINLVAGGNFNMSKSLVQGYSAQGFPNGDFTYPSFSNGYPENGIPTFYESVSRSLNGYFNMGYSFNDRYLMDFSLRSSGSSVFGSSKKYNTTWSVGLGWNLHKEKFIQNNFSWINLLKLRVSIGNPGNQNYDSAQTLLTYAFQYGSMNYFGLGAVLDQVGNSDLKWQTTLDKNMGIDITLLNKRLNITVDYFHKVTDPLLIRIGMPLSSGTPTYMTNAGEQTSQGVTATASYYIIQNFDKRFSWMVRANLRTQKNRIDKIGDKLSLLNASGKGANTVRYYDGADPDDIWAVKSEGIDPANGKELYYDKNGNYTYDFSYDNEVICGNTRPKIEGVFGTSLNWKGLSFSLNFRYQLGADVFNEALFNKVENISTGGLTKNQDKRALYERWKEPGDLVRFKDIANAASTPMSSRFVQEENVLTLESVYLGYEFYDGWIQKLGLSNLKVQVSMRDVFRASSIKSERGISYPFARSLEAGLSFNF; encoded by the coding sequence ATGAGATGGAATATCGTATTGATTCTTGTCAGTGTGTTACAAGTGGCTGCCATTGGGGTAGCGGCACAGGAAAAGGTATCCTTGAACCTGAAGGATGTATCTGCAGAACAAGTGTTTCGGGAGATCAAACGTCAAACGAAATATGATTTCGTGTATAATGAAGAACAATGTAGGGATCTGGGAAAAATGAGCGTGAACGTGAAGGATGAACCTGTAGATAAGGTGTTGGATAAGTTGCTTTTGGATAGAGGATTTTCATGGGATTTGCTTGAAGGAGGAATCATTTTGATAAAAGTGCAAAGTAAATCTCCGGATAAAAAGCAGGAATTTAAAATTACGGGGAAAGTGATAGACCAAAGTGGGGAAGTTTTACCGGGGGTTGCTATCTTGATTAAGGGAACGACGATAGGAGTGGCCACGGATGCTAATGGTGAGTTTTCGTTAGTACTTCCCAAGGATTCGGTGGTTTTAGTATTTTCTTTTATCGGAATGGAAACTCAACATGTAGCAATTCCTAAGTTTAAAGTTGGTGAATATCATCAAGAGTTAAAAATTACGATGCAAGAAGAGAAAGTGGCGTTAGAAGATGTTGTGGTCACTGGTATCTTTACTCGTAAAAAGGAAAGTTTTACGGGATCGGCTTCTACTTATACTGCTGCAGAGTTGAAAACGATGGGTTCCCAAAATATTTTACAGAGTTTGAAAACGCTTGATCCGGCTTTTGCGATCTTGGAAGATAATCAATTCGGTTCGGATCCTAATCGCTTGCCGAACATGGAGATTCGAGGGAAGTCAAGCGTGTTAGGACTGCGTGACGAGTTGGATGCCGACCCTAATCAACCCTTGTTTATTTTAGACGGGTTCGAATCGTCATTAGCTGTAATTAATGATTTGGATATTAATCGTATAGAGTCTATTACGATATTAAAGGATGCGGCTTCAACCGCTATCTATGGATCGAAAGCTGCTAACGGGGTTGTGGTGGTAGAAACCGTGAAACCTAAATCGGGAGAACTTCAGGTGAGTTATAACGGGAATCTCAATCTTTCAATGCCGGATTTGAGTAGTTATAATTTGATGAATGCGAGAGAAAAATTGGAATTCGAGAGATTGGCGGGAGGATATTCTCCGGCGAATTGGAGTGCAGAAAAAGAGATTGAATTGAATGAATTGTATAACGGGAAATTAGAAGCTGTGGAGAGTGGGGTAAACACTTATTGGTTGGCAGAACCATTACGTACGGGAGTAAATCAAAAACACTCTTTATACGTGCAAGGTGGTGAAGGGCGTTTTCTTTTTGGCTTGGGTGTGGGGTATAACGGAATCTCAGGGGTGATGAAAGAGTCTTTGCGTGAAATCATCAGTGGCAATATCGATTTAATCTATCGGATGGAAAAGTTTCAATTTTCTAACAAGTTTTCGATTAACGTGACAGATATAGAGAATCCTGTTGTACCTTTTCAAGTTTATGCGGAAGCAAATCCTTATTTCAAGAAACGGAATAAAGACGGGATTGTCGAAAAATGGTTGGAGAAAAATGATTATTTCGAAGCATTTAATCCGTTATGGAATGCTAATCTGAATAGTCGCAATGAAGGGAAGAACGTTTCATTAAGCAATTATTTCGTGGCAGAATATTTCCCCTCGGTAGAATGGCGTATACGTGCCCGTTTGGGTATAACCTACGGGAATAATGATGCGGAGGTATTTTATTCCCCAGAGGATACGCGTTTCGAAGATACGGAAGCATTGAAGAAGGGTGAATATACTTCAACTAATACCCGGTTGAACCAAACAGAAGGGGAACTTAGTGTAACATGGGCTAAAATGTTAGGAGTACATCGGATCAATTTGGTTGCCGGGGGAAATTTCAATATGAGTAAGTCCTTGGTGCAAGGATATTCGGCACAAGGTTTTCCTAATGGAGATTTTACTTATCCTTCTTTTTCGAACGGGTATCCGGAAAACGGAATTCCCACGTTTTACGAGAGTGTCTCTCGCTCTTTGAATGGTTATTTTAACATGGGGTATTCATTTAATGATCGTTATTTGATGGATTTTAGTTTGCGTAGTAGTGGATCTTCCGTGTTTGGGTCATCTAAAAAATACAACACAACTTGGTCTGTCGGTTTAGGATGGAATTTGCACAAAGAGAAATTTATCCAGAATAACTTTAGTTGGATTAATTTGTTGAAATTGAGAGTTTCTATTGGTAATCCTGGAAATCAAAATTACGATTCAGCTCAAACGTTGTTGACTTATGCTTTTCAATATGGTTCAATGAATTATTTCGGTTTAGGAGCTGTTTTGGATCAAGTTGGTAATTCTGATTTGAAATGGCAAACGACGTTAGATAAAAATATGGGTATTGACATTACTTTGTTGAATAAGCGTTTAAATATTACGGTTGATTATTTTCATAAAGTGACGGACCCGCTTCTGATACGAATAGGGATGCCACTATCTTCAGGAACACCAACCTATATGACGAATGCCGGAGAACAGACCTCTCAAGGTGTGACGGCTACAGCTTCTTATTATATCATTCAGAATTTCGATAAACGTTTTTCATGGATGGTACGTGCTAACTTACGTACGCAGAAAAATCGAATTGACAAGATTGGGGACAAATTGTCGTTGTTGAACGCGAGTGGCAAGGGAGCTAACACGGTTCGATATTATGACGGGGCAGATCCGGATGATATTTGGGCTGTAAAATCCGAGGGAATAGATCCGGCTAACGGTAAAGAGTTATACTACGATAAAAATGGGAATTACACGTATGATTTTTCGTATGATAATGAAGTGATTTGTGGTAATACTCGTCCGAAAATAGAAGGGGTTTTTGGGACTTCTTTGAATTGGAAAGGATTGTCATTTAGTTTGAATTTTCGTTATCAATTGGGTGCGGATGTGTTTAATGAAGCTTTATTCAATAAAGTAGAGAATATCTCTACCGGAGGGTTGACTAAAAATCAAGATAAACGAGCGCTTTACGAGCGTTGGAAAGAACCGGGTGATCTTGTACGTTTTAAGGATATTGCTAATGCGGCATCCACTCCCATGTCTTCTCGATTTGTGCAAGAGGAGAACGTGTTGACGTTGGAGTCTGTCTATCTTGGTTACGAGTTTTATGATGGTTGGATTCAGAAGTTAGGTTTGAGTAATCTGAAAGTGCAGGTTTCTATGCGTGATGTATTTAGAGCATCTTCTATTAAGTCGGAGAGAGGTATTTCCTATCCTTTTGCTCGGAGTTTAGAAGCCGGATTATCGTTTAATTTTTAA
- a CDS encoding RagB/SusD family nutrient uptake outer membrane protein → MKLHVIIYLSLLLFLGSGCSDFLDVQPKDKQSEEQLFATRGGFYTAVNGIYNKLASSSLYGKNLTYEMIDILAFRYTPLSVNKYYTALVKPEYTDETVEANLSNIWSSAYSTILNCNVLLKNLEVSTGVLNEQEKKVLTGEALALRAFLHLDMLRLFGPVYVKEPSAEAIPYNESDKVSALPILSADTVMGRVLRDIHAAEQLLEGNDPVIEQGAMASLEDDQEVYLRYRQLRFNYYAVLALKARAYLYAGDKVNALKAAHQLLTDENVAKHFPAVDPNKLLANQRTPDRVFSTEVLMGFYDKARADIYTYYFDDETAGNNFLQPKANFVLSSLFGNESQDYRYQTHWRAATSVGVQGDIFIKYKKIDKPKDEKNPDKPDENLEYFHAVLMPLIRLSEVYYIAAECEPELADGYEWLSQIRAKRGLPSLTVNSERDLRMKLNNEYAREFWGEGQTFFLHKRLNTDYLWIDEAGYNYNGANYLEYTIPLPTGEIENR, encoded by the coding sequence ATGAAATTACATGTTATCATATATTTGAGTCTATTGTTGTTTCTGGGGAGCGGGTGTTCTGACTTTTTGGACGTGCAGCCTAAGGATAAACAATCAGAGGAGCAACTTTTTGCCACACGTGGCGGTTTCTACACTGCCGTGAACGGGATTTATAATAAATTAGCCTCTTCATCACTGTATGGCAAGAATCTTACTTACGAGATGATAGATATTCTCGCTTTTCGTTATACGCCGTTATCCGTGAATAAATATTATACAGCCTTAGTGAAGCCGGAGTACACGGATGAGACTGTTGAGGCTAATTTATCGAATATTTGGTCGTCAGCTTATTCCACAATCTTAAATTGTAATGTGTTGCTTAAAAACTTGGAGGTTAGCACCGGTGTGTTAAACGAGCAGGAGAAGAAAGTACTAACAGGAGAGGCTTTGGCCTTGCGTGCTTTCTTGCATTTGGATATGTTACGTTTGTTTGGACCTGTGTATGTGAAAGAACCATCTGCAGAAGCAATTCCATATAATGAATCGGATAAAGTTTCGGCGTTGCCAATATTATCAGCCGATACGGTCATGGGACGTGTGTTGCGGGATATTCATGCTGCGGAACAATTACTTGAAGGAAATGATCCCGTGATAGAACAAGGAGCTATGGCTTCTTTAGAAGATGATCAAGAGGTATATTTGCGTTATCGTCAATTGCGTTTTAATTATTATGCTGTTTTGGCGTTAAAAGCTAGGGCGTATTTATACGCTGGGGATAAAGTGAATGCATTAAAGGCTGCGCACCAGTTGTTGACAGATGAGAATGTGGCGAAACATTTTCCTGCGGTAGATCCGAATAAATTGTTGGCTAACCAGAGAACTCCGGATCGGGTTTTCTCTACTGAAGTGTTGATGGGATTCTATGATAAAGCTAGAGCTGATATTTACACGTATTATTTTGATGACGAAACTGCCGGAAACAATTTCTTGCAACCTAAAGCCAATTTCGTATTGAGTAGTCTTTTTGGAAACGAGAGTCAGGATTATCGTTATCAAACACATTGGAGGGCAGCGACTAGTGTGGGTGTACAAGGAGATATCTTTATAAAGTATAAAAAGATTGATAAGCCTAAGGATGAGAAAAATCCTGATAAACCGGACGAGAATTTAGAATATTTTCACGCCGTGTTGATGCCATTGATTCGTTTGAGTGAGGTGTACTACATTGCGGCGGAATGTGAGCCGGAATTGGCAGATGGATATGAATGGTTAAGCCAAATACGAGCTAAACGCGGTTTACCTTCTTTGACTGTGAATAGTGAAAGAGATTTGAGAATGAAATTGAATAACGAGTATGCTCGTGAATTCTGGGGAGAAGGACAAACCTTCTTTTTGCACAAGAGGTTAAACACGGATTATTTGTGGATTGATGAGGCGGGATATAATTATAATGGAGCAAACTATCTTGAATATACAATTCCGTTACCAACGGGAGAGATTGAAAATCGTTAA
- a CDS encoding DUF4843 domain-containing protein produces MKLKILLFAVMSFPFLWSCDKEEIPVFASNDAGIYFQRLTSTVYGSTTEYYSDSTDFSFAGMYAYYTSHVLNAPVLTMGKVVDYDRPFKVVVDMEESTAIEGIDFEIELDSLVIKAGTSNAVVPVRLLRTETLLEKSLKIVLRLQENEHFKCYLKTYKNTNLYTAKGEQISGIRYVFTFNEMYTQPNFWKNYAEQDYFGEWTPKKYQVVNQVCGLTPRDWQNANMYGYKVQSARLPFFARTVRIYLQEQADAGNPVKDSDEKYMQLAPNYEVDYSDYQ; encoded by the coding sequence ATGAAATTGAAAATTTTATTATTTGCGGTAATGTCATTTCCCTTTTTGTGGAGTTGTGATAAAGAAGAGATTCCAGTATTTGCGAGTAATGATGCGGGAATTTATTTTCAGAGATTGACGAGTACCGTTTATGGCAGTACGACGGAATATTATAGTGATTCAACCGATTTTTCTTTTGCCGGGATGTATGCTTATTACACGAGCCATGTACTAAATGCTCCTGTTTTGACCATGGGGAAAGTGGTAGATTATGATCGGCCGTTTAAGGTTGTCGTTGATATGGAAGAATCGACAGCTATTGAAGGGATAGATTTCGAGATAGAATTAGACTCGCTGGTTATCAAGGCTGGAACCAGTAATGCGGTAGTCCCGGTTCGTCTCCTACGCACGGAGACTCTACTGGAGAAATCGTTGAAAATAGTGCTTCGTTTGCAAGAGAATGAACATTTTAAATGTTATCTGAAAACCTATAAAAACACGAATCTTTACACGGCAAAGGGAGAACAAATCAGTGGTATTCGTTATGTTTTCACGTTTAATGAAATGTACACGCAGCCCAATTTTTGGAAAAATTATGCGGAACAAGATTATTTTGGAGAATGGACACCCAAAAAGTATCAGGTGGTGAATCAAGTGTGTGGATTAACCCCAAGGGATTGGCAAAATGCTAACATGTACGGGTATAAAGTACAGTCAGCACGACTTCCCTTCTTCGCTCGAACCGTGCGAATTTATTTGCAGGAGCAGGCTGATGCGGGAAATCCTGTAAAAGATTCGGATGAAAAGTATATGCAATTGGCTCCGAATTATGAGGTGGATTATTCTGATTATCAATAA